One Baekduia alba genomic window, CGCTCCAGCGCGAGCATGGAGGACAGTCCAGCCATTGAGCTCGCGGGCCTGACGCGCCGCTACGGCGACCGCGAGGCCCTGCACGACGTCACGCTGACGCTTCCCGCCGGCGCGACGCTCGTCGTCTTCGGCCCCAACGGGGCCGGCAAGACGACGCTGCTGCGCGTGCTCGCGACGCTGCTGCGCCCGCACGGCGGCGACGCGCGCGTCCTGGGCCACGCGCTGCCCGACGCCGGCTGGGCGGTGCGCGGGCGCGTCGGCTTCCTCGGCCACGCGTCGCTGCTGTACCGCGACCTGACCGCGCGCGAGAACCTGCGCTTCCACGCCAAGCTGCACGGCGCGCCGGCCGGACGCGTCGACGAGCTGCTCGACGCCGTCGGCCTGCTGACGCGCGCCGACGACCCGGTCCACACCTACTCGCGCGGCATGGTCCAGCGCGCCGCGGTCGCCCGCGCGGTCCTGCACGACCCCGAGCTGCTGCTCCTCGACGAGCCGACCGCGAACCTCGACCCGCACGCCGCCGAGCTCGTCGACCCGCTGATCGGCGCCGCGTCCGGACGCACGCGCGTCGTCACCAGCCACGACCCGGTCGGCGGCCTGAAGGGCGCCGACCTGGCGCTCGGCCTGCGCGGCGGCCGCCAGCAGCTGCTCGCGCCGGCCGCC contains:
- a CDS encoding ABC transporter ATP-binding protein, yielding MEDSPAIELAGLTRRYGDREALHDVTLTLPAGATLVVFGPNGAGKTTLLRVLATLLRPHGGDARVLGHALPDAGWAVRGRVGFLGHASLLYRDLTARENLRFHAKLHGAPAGRVDELLDAVGLLTRADDPVHTYSRGMVQRAAVARAVLHDPELLLLDEPTANLDPHAAELVDPLIGAASGRTRVVTSHDPVGGLKGADLALGLRGGRQQLLAPAAEVSTARIGALYAESRPQPSRRLGQEGRESG